A segment of the Siphonobacter curvatus genome:
TCGGGCCAAATTCGTTATCCATTTCGCCAGTTGCCACAAGGTTTGTATCAGCTTCAAGTTCAGGCTTTTGATGGTTTTGGCAAGAAAAGTCAACAAACCTTACAATTTTCCGTACATCCCTATACGAAAAAGAGCCTTCGCAGCGTTAGGGCAATGCCCAATCCTTTTCGGGAACGCGTACGTTTTACCTTCGAACATGAATTTCAGGACGATGATACCGAAATTACTTTCTATCTGTATGATCTTACCGGACGTTTGCTGCATCAGCAGACCTTCCAAAGCTATAGTACCCCTTCCCCTTACGAAGATTTACAGCTCGAAAATTCGGAATTAAATACGGGTTTGTACATTTATCGTATTTTTGTGCGGTCCCTAACTACCGGTCTCACTGCAAGTGGGAGCGGAAAGATTTCTCACATCAAGTGACTTTTGTTAGTTTTGCGATTAAATACATCCCACGAATGTTCAGTTTAAACTGCCTCAGCAGAGGCACTACTCCCGTACCCCCCGTTTTGGACGGCCTGCACACAGACCTTCAACGTTTAACCCAATCTCGGATGAAAAGACTTCAAACCCGATTTTTTACCCTTGCCTTTCTAGTAGGTTCCTCTTCGTTCGTATGGGCACAAAATGGTAGTGGGATTACAGGCGTCAATGGTGACCGTGTTCCTCTTCCGGCTGTTCCTTTTGTAAATATCGCTCCGGACGCCCGTTCAGCGGCTCTCGGAGATGCTGGTGTGGCTCTCAGCCCGACTGAAGCAGCGGGTACGTACTGGAACGTTTCAAAACTCATTTACGCGGAACACGACGCAGGAGCCAGTATTTCGTATACGCCCTGGCTTCGTAACGTGATCGGCGATATGTGGTTAACTCATGTGACGGGTTACAAGAAGATTGGTAAAAATCAGGTCATTGGTCTGTCGCTTCAGTATTTCAACATTGGCGACATTCTCTTCACCAACGAACAGGGAACCATTACGGGCGACTTCAACTCCAAAGAATACGCGATCGGTGGTTCATACGCCCTCAAATTGTCGGATAAACTGGCACTGGGCCTGAACCTGAAATATATTAACTCGAACCTGACCGGTGATCAGGTGGTTGCGGGCGTTGCTCTGCGTCCCGGACAAACCGTAGCGGGTGACATTGCCCTATTTAGCAACGGCTATAGCCCGGAGAAGAAATGGTACGCCAACTACGGGATCATGATTCAAAACCTGGGTGGTAAAATCAACTACGGTGGTACGGCCCAAACGCCTTACTTTATCCCTACGAATTTGAAAGTAGGTACAGCTATCACCAATCGTCTGGATGAGAAAAACTCCCTGACGCTGACGGTTGACCTGAATAAACTTATGGTCCCAACACCTCCCGAACGTGATGCAGCAGGCGACATTATTCCAGGTCGTGGTTCCGATCCTGATAAGAAGGGTTTATTCGAAGGCGTCTTTGGCTCCTTCGCTGATGCTCCTGATGGCTTCAAGGAAGAGTTGCAGGAAGTAACGGTTTCAACGGGTTTGGAGTACAACTGGAATAAAATCCTATCGGCTCGTCTGGGTTACTTCTACGAAAACCCAAACAAAGGCAATCGTAGCTTCATTTCCGCGGGTTTCGGGGTACGATATCAGAAAGTGGGTCTCGACTTTTCGTACCTGTTCCAGGGCGGAGGACAGCAGAATCCGCTGAATAACACGCTCCGCGTATCGTTGTCTTTCCTGTTTGATAAAAAGCAACGCATCGAAGAAGCTCCCCGCGACGATTTTTAACACGACGTTTGTATAAGATAAGAAAATGGCATTCGAAGGAGTGCCATTTTTTATTTCCACTCCGGTAGTTTTGTACCGTACCGTTTTTAGTACCTTGGCGGTTTGCCCGTATGAAAACTCCGTTTTCCCGGCCAGGAATCTCTTACCGGGAATGCAATTAGTAAATGAATGATGACACTGAACCGCAACCAAGCTCCTGATTTTCAGCTTACCGATACTATTTCCCTGATTCCCGTAGCCACCCATACGCTCGATAACGGCATACCCGTATACGTTATCACGGCCGGGGAACAACCCGTTGTACGCATCGAGTGGATTTTTGAAGCCGGTGGCTGGGATGAGCTTCTACCCAATGTTTCAACCTTTACACTGCGGATGCTTAATGAAGGCACCCAGCAACACACGGGTGCTGAACTAGCCGAATTCTTCGATCAGTATGGTTCCTTTCTGGAATTACAGGCTTCTTCGGACCGCTCGACGGTGACGCTGTACGCCTTACGCAAACATCTGCCCGTACTGCTGCCCCGAATTCAGGAATTGTTGCAGGAGGCCACCTTTCCCGCCGAAGAGCTGGAAGTACAGCGAACCATTGCCTTACAGACCTTACAGGTCAACGAAGAAAAAACGTCTTTCCTGGCTTCCCGGGGTTTCCGCGAAACCTTGTTTGGCAAAGGACATCCGTACGGAAAAAACCAGACGCAGGAAAACCTGAAAGCCTTTTCCCGCGAGGATTTAGTAAACTTTTACCAGTCGCACCTGGCGGGGCAAGCCTTTCGGGTATTCGTGGCTGGTCAGGTAGACGAAACGGAAGTACAGCTACTCAATCAGGTATTTGGTCAGCAGAGCGTTCAGGGTGCGAAGCCCCGGCCAGCCTACGAATTTCCGGCGACTCCGCCCGAAAAACCTCTGCTCCTGGATATGCCCGAAAAAATGCAATCGACGCTGCGAGTGGGCAAACGGAGCGTGAATCGAGTACACCCGGATTACTACAAGGTGCTAGTCACGAACGAGATCTTTGGGGGCTATTTTGGTTCGCGATTGATGAAAAATATTCGGGAAGAAAAAGGCTTTACCTACGGTATTTATTCCCAACTCAACCACTTCGCCCAGGCGAGTCAGCTGGTGATCGGTACGGACGTTAACAAAGAATTTACCCAGCAAACCCTTGATGAAATTCAGAAAGAGCTGGTACGGCTACAAACCGAGCCCGTGCCGCTTGAAGAGTTGCAAACGGCTCAGAATTTCATGATCGGGCAATTCGTGGGTTCATTGAATACGGCATTCGAAATCGCCGATCGGCATAAAATCCGAATTCTAAATCAATTACCTGACGATTACTACGAACGCCATATCGAACGCATTCGGGCAGTAACCCCCGAAGACGTACAGCAGGCCGCCCAGACCTATTTTCAATGGGATTCGATGATTGAAGTAGTGGCTGGTGGGAAATAAAAGCGATACAGCTTTATATAAAAAAGAAAGGGCTCAGGAGATTTTCCCGAGCCCTTTCTTTGTGTCTGCATGTTATGCTATTGATCAAGTTTTCCCGTTCGGAACACCTCGTACAAACTCTGAATAAAAATGAGAATTAGAATAAAAGGCAGCAGGTGAGCCCCCCAGATGAAGGCTTTGCCCGTAAACTGATACGTACCCGACGAAAATTGAATGAATACATTCATGAAGGCCATCGAAGCAATTACCAGCAACAAAGCTAGCAGCAGCACTGCCGTACGTACCGGAAAAAACTTTTTGATCAATTCACTCATCAAGATCGAAAAGACTACCGCCAGCAATACGAAAACTAAAGCCCGCGGGAAATTTTTGATGTAGGAGTAGCGATACAGCCAAATGCCCACCCGACCAATGAGATTGGGATGCGAAAGCAACCAGGCATCCGTTACTGCTAAAACCAGATAGAGCAAATAGTGGGTACGAAAACGCATTCGAATAAGTAAAGTTTGAAGGTTTGGCGTTTAGAGTTTAGAGTTATTGAAATAGCACATCCATACCCTCGTGTCCTTGGTCTCCAATGCAGACTGACGCTAAACCCAAAACCGCTAAACGCTTAACAGAGTCTTAATTTTCCTGATACAATACCTGAGTTACGGTTTGGCCTACGGCTTTCATGACGTTTTTGTCAATCACTTCCATGTTGTCCTTATGGGTATGGTGATAATCGCCGAAGGTCTTCGGGTTGTTCACTTTCATTTCCACAATGTCCACCATCGGGATATTTGCCACTTCGTTTACAGCTACGTGATCGTCCGTCAGACCGCCACCGGGTACCGGCAGAAAGTACTGATTATAGCCCAGTCGGCTCGCCGTATTCCAGATATTTTGTACAACGCTTGGAGCATATTGCAGGGAGTAACTCTCCTGCGGGAACTGAGCTCCTTTCGCTCCTACTAGATCCAATAAAATCCCGTAATAGGCAGAATAACCCGGTTTATGCGGATTTTTCGCCCAATATTGAGAACCTAACGCCCAGTTGGATCGTCCCTGAGCGGGTGTCATTCCTTCCTTCTCGCCCCAATCTTCAATATCAAAGAAAATAATATCGATACCGACATTCGGCAACGGCTGGGCCTTCAGATTGCGGGCAATCTCCAACAGTACGCCAACGCCGCTACCGCCGTCATTCGCTCCGTCGAAAGGTTTGTTTTTGTACTGAGCGACGGTATCCTTATCCGCAAAGGGACGCGTATCCCAGTGAGCCGTCAACAGAATGCGTTTGGCGGCGTCGGGATTGATACTGCCAATGATGTTACGGGCATTGAGCTTGGTACCGTCAAAAGCCGTCTCGGTAAAGGTCTGCTCGGTCACCGCAAATCCATAACTTTTCAGTTTGGCCACCATCCAGTCTCCGCAGGCCCGATGGGCTTTTGAATTGGGAATCCGGGGACCAAAATCAACCTGCTTCTGGACAAAAGCATAGGCCGAATCCGCGTTGAACACCGGAGCTGGAGCCAGCTTCGTCTCCTCCGTGGCCGTACTCTCCGCACTTTTCGATTTTTCTTTACAGGATTCAAGCAATAGGCCGCCCATCAACAGCAGCCCAATCAGGGTGAGGGTACGTTTCATAGGTAGTTTGTGCAGTTTTCAGTTGATGGTTTTCAGTTCGTTTAGCCTTTGTCTTGCTCTTTTTACTAAAAACTAAAAACCATCAACTGACCACTAAATCTATTCTTCATACGCCCAGTCGATCCGTTGTTTCAGATCTTTAATGACCAGGCCATTTTGTTTAAATACGGAACGAATCTGATCGACTTTGTCGTATTGTTTCTGCGTTTTGAAATCGCGGTACAGGTCCAGCAAGCCATTGACCAGGGGCTCAAACGCTTCATTACGTTCTTCTTTCAGGCCCAGAATCTCCAGGAAAAACGTGAGATAGGTGGTCTTGAGTTTTTCAAAAACCTCCGCTCCCAGCTGGGCAAATTGACTCTGCCCCATGTACAACTGATTGATTTTCTTCAACAGAGTAAACAGGTTCGCGATGGTAACAGCCGTGTTCAGGTCGTCGTTCATGCCCTCGTAGGCTCCCGCAATGGCTTTCTCGATTTCCTCTACCTGCTTCGGATCGATGCTCACGCTTTCATCGGCCACGTATTCCATTTCGCGGAGCAGACGTAGTCCATTTAACAAACGCTTGTATCCCTTTTGAGCCGCTTTGAGGGCTTCGTTGGAAAAGTCGAGCGTGGAACGGTACTGGCTTTGGAGCATGAAGAACCGGGTCGTCATGGGCGAATACGGCTGTTCGAGCAAATGGTGACTACCGGCAAACAACTCATTGGGCAGGAAGGAATTGCCCAGCGATTTGGACATTTTCTGGCCATTTACCGTCAGCATGTTCGAGTGCATCCAGTACTTCACCGGCGAAACGCCATTCAGGCCCGTACCCTGAGCAATCTCACATTCGTGGTGCGGGAATTTCAGGTCCATCCCACCCCCGTGAATGTCAAACTGCGTACCCAAGTATTTCGTACTCATGCAGGTACATTCCAGGTGCCAGCCTGGGAAGCCCAGTCCCCAGGGGCTTGGCCAACGCATCAGGTGATCGGGAGCGGCTTTTTTCCAAAGAGCAAAATCCAGCGGATTGCGTTTTTCGCCGACGCCATCCAGATCGCGGGTTTCGCTGAGCAGATCTTCCAGAATACGACCAGAAAGTTTTCCGTAATCCTGCCCATTTTGGTTGTACTTTTCAATATCAAAGTACACCGATCCATTGGATTCGTAGGCTAAGCCTTTCTCAATCAAAGCTTTCACCGCTTCAATCTGCTCGACAATATGGCCCGTAGCCGTTGGTTCAATACTCGGTGGCAAGAAGTTAAATTTCGACAACACCTGATGGAAATCGTCCGTATAGCGGTGTACAATCTCCATGGGCTCCAGCTTTTCGAGGCGGGCCATGCGGCCAATTTTATCTTCTCCCTCGTCGCTGTCGCCGGTCAGGTGCCCAACGTCCGTCAGATTACGAACGTACCGAACCTGATAACCAATGTGCCGTAGATACCGTACGAGTACATCAAAGGTGAGGAACGTCCGAACGTTGCCTAGGTGCACGTAATTGTAAACGGTAGGACCGCAGACATACAGGCCCACGTGGGTCGGATGCAGGGGTTGAAAAACTTCTTTTTCCCGAGTCAGGGTATTATAAATCTTCAGGGATTGCATGAACTAAGGGAATTGAATGAGATTGGTACCGAAAGCTCAGTACGCAAAAAAGTGAAACAGTCGAAGATTACTGACCGTTCCAACATCGAAATACGCGGGAAGAAAAAGAAACAGTTGCCACGTGATACAGGGTTTCGCCGCAAAAGTAAGGAAAAGAGTTTCGAGTTTTCCGTTTTCCGTTTAGAGTTTTCAGTGATGGGTTTCGATTCGTCGGATTAAAAATCCGTTACAGGTAGCTTTCGGATTGCAAATCCGAAAGAGCGGGTGTTTGGGTTTTGAATCTAAAAGAGAGCGTTGCTTCAAGCTTAGTACAGCCCCAGGGAAAACTGAAAACCGAAAATGGTAAACTGAAAACTCCCTTATCTTTGACTAAAGATTCTTTTCCAGATACGCCATGTTATTGTTCGAAGTCGGTACCAATCCGAAAGCCCAACGTGAATTTTTGATGTTTCCCGTACGTCTGTATCAGAACGACGCGAATTGGATTCGTCCGCTGGATCAGGACATTGAGTCCGTTTTTGATCCGCAGAAAAACAAAATGTTCAAACATGGGGAATGCATTCGCTGGATTTTACAGAACGACGCCGGACAAACCATTGGCCGGGTAGCCGCTTTCGTTGATCACGACAAAGCTCACCTGGAAGAACAGCCCACGGGCGGAATGGGCTTTTTTGAGTGCATTGAAGACGAAAAAGCCGCCTTTGTTCTTTTCCAGGCGTGTAAGGAATGGCTGGAAAGTAAAGGTATGGAAGCGATGGACGGCCCCGTTAACTTCGGCGAACGCGAGTCTTGGTGGGGACTGATGGTACAGGGCTGGGATCACGAACCGACGTACAAAATGCCCTGGACGAAAGAGTACTACATTCGCTTTTTCGAAACATACGGCTTTCAGGACTACTTCAAGCAGTTTGTCTATACCTCGCCGATTCGGGAAGTGGTGGTTGCTCCGGCGGTGGAAGAAAAAGCCCAGCGGATCTATGCTAATCCGGAATACACCTTTCAACACATCGAAAAAGCCAAACTCGATCAGTATACGGAGGATTTCCGCAGTATTTATAATAAAGCCTGGGCCAAGTTTCCAGGTGTCAAACCGATGAGCAGCGAGCAGGCTGCTTCACTGGTGAAATCCATGAAACCTATTCTGGATGAACAACTGATCTGGTTTGCCTACGCGGGCGGCGAGGCCATTGCTTTCTTTATCGTCATTCCGGACCTGAACCAGATCGTGAAGCACCTCAATGGAAAGTTTGGTCTGGTACAGAAACTCAAGTTACTGTACTTACTTAAATGGAAAAAGGTAGTCACCCGTACCTGCGGATTGATTTTTGGTGTGATTCCAGACTATCAAGGCAAGGGCGTCGAGTCGGCCATTGCTCTGCGTTTCCGTCAGGCTGGGCGTGACAATCCAGACTATCAGTACCATACCATCGACATGAACTGGGTAGGTGATTTTAATCCGCGGATGAACCGCTTCGTTTCTCAATTGGGGACCAAGATTGAAAAAACCTTTATCACGTATCGCTATCTGTTCGACCGTACCAAAGAGTTCAAACGCTGTCCACGGGTATAAGGCTTTGCCTACGCTTGTAAAGATTACCTTCCTTCGGAGGGTAATCTTTTTTTTATTAAAGCGTTCGTACTAAGTAGTCTATCCGAAATTAAAATCTCTTTTCTCATTAAACCCGTCCCCCCTCAACCCCATCCCATTACTGATCTTTCTACGGTGTATGCGTGAACTCTTTACTCCATCCGTCTTTTCATCCGATGAAAAACACGCTTATTCAGTTGAAGCATTTGTATCAGCGGGCGGGCTTTGGAGCGAGTCCCGCTATGTTACAGCAAGCCAGTCGTCATTCCGTTCGGCGTGCGGTACAGGATCTTTTTGATGACGCCCAGACTCCGCGTCCCCTGCACGTAGTCGATCCACAACGAGTAGGCTATTCCCGGAAAGTATTACTGGAAATGGTCCTGCAGAAAGGCCCCCTTTCAGAGGAACAGAAGAAGCAGTATATCCGGCAAATTGATCAGGAAAACCGGGAACTAATCGGGGATCTGAATTACGCCTGGATTACGCAAATGGCATCTGGAACCAGCGTCTTACGCGAAAAAATGACTTTGTTCTGGCATGGGCACTTCGCCTGCCGAAGTCTGAATCCAACGTTCGTACAACGACAGAATAATACCATTCGTCAACATGCCCTAGGCAAGTTCGGCGATCTGCTCCAGGCCGTAGCTCAGGACCCTGCCATGCTTCAGTTTCTGAATAACCAGCAGAACCGGAAGCAAAGTCCGAATGAGAATTTTGCCCGTGAAGTCATGGAATTATTTACGCTGGGCCGGGGTCATTACAGCGAACAGGACATTAAGGAAGCCGCCCGTACATTTACGGGCTGGGGCTTCAATCGCGAAGGAACCTTCGAAATCCGGAAAAATCAGCACGATATCGGTACAAAAACCATTTTCGGAAAAACCGGCCCCTTCGATGGGTCGGACACCCTCTCACTCATCCTGGAACGTCCCGAAACTGCTCCTTTTCTGGTCACTAAAATCTATCGGTATTTTGTCAACGACCGGCCCGATCCGCAAATCATTCAGCCGCTGGCCGCTGGTTTCCGTAAAAAGGACTACGACATCAGTTGGCTAATGCATGAGATCCTCACGTCCGACTGGTTTTATCGTCCTGAAAACATCGGCGTGAACATCAAATCTCCGGTCGAACTACTGGTAGGCTTTCAGCGACAACTGGGCTTGAATTTTGGTCAAAAACAGGCAGTCCTCTACGTTCAGAAAGCTTTGGATCAGGTCCTGTTTTATCCGCCCAACGTGGCGGGCTGGCCGGGCGGTGCTACCTGGATTGATTCCTCCAGTTTACTTTTACGGATGAAGCTGCCCGAAATCATTCTTCAGGCGGCTCAGCTGAATTTTAAAGCCAAAGCCGATGGCGACGTCAACACGGATTACTTAGCGAAACGATCCAATAAGCCTTTTCTCCAAACGCAGTTCGACTGGGAAGCCTTTGCCCAACCCTTCGCCGGGTTGTCAACGGAAGCTTTGCTGGATGCGTTGAGTACGTATTTACTGGCCCGCCCGCTCCTGCCCTCGCAGCGAGATTTGTTACTGAAGCATCGTAAAAATAACGACTTGCAGGACTTCACTTTAGGAATTCTGACTTTGCCCGAGTATCAGCTTTGTTAACGAACACCTCCTCAAAAATGCCTACGCGTATGAATCGAAACGAATTTATTCGCCGCTCGGCTT
Coding sequences within it:
- the porV gene encoding type IX secretion system outer membrane channel protein PorV; the protein is MKRLQTRFFTLAFLVGSSSFVWAQNGSGITGVNGDRVPLPAVPFVNIAPDARSAALGDAGVALSPTEAAGTYWNVSKLIYAEHDAGASISYTPWLRNVIGDMWLTHVTGYKKIGKNQVIGLSLQYFNIGDILFTNEQGTITGDFNSKEYAIGGSYALKLSDKLALGLNLKYINSNLTGDQVVAGVALRPGQTVAGDIALFSNGYSPEKKWYANYGIMIQNLGGKINYGGTAQTPYFIPTNLKVGTAITNRLDEKNSLTLTVDLNKLMVPTPPERDAAGDIIPGRGSDPDKKGLFEGVFGSFADAPDGFKEELQEVTVSTGLEYNWNKILSARLGYFYENPNKGNRSFISAGFGVRYQKVGLDFSYLFQGGGQQNPLNNTLRVSLSFLFDKKQRIEEAPRDDF
- a CDS encoding M16 family metallopeptidase translates to MMTLNRNQAPDFQLTDTISLIPVATHTLDNGIPVYVITAGEQPVVRIEWIFEAGGWDELLPNVSTFTLRMLNEGTQQHTGAELAEFFDQYGSFLELQASSDRSTVTLYALRKHLPVLLPRIQELLQEATFPAEELEVQRTIALQTLQVNEEKTSFLASRGFRETLFGKGHPYGKNQTQENLKAFSREDLVNFYQSHLAGQAFRVFVAGQVDETEVQLLNQVFGQQSVQGAKPRPAYEFPATPPEKPLLLDMPEKMQSTLRVGKRSVNRVHPDYYKVLVTNEIFGGYFGSRLMKNIREEKGFTYGIYSQLNHFAQASQLVIGTDVNKEFTQQTLDEIQKELVRLQTEPVPLEELQTAQNFMIGQFVGSLNTAFEIADRHKIRILNQLPDDYYERHIERIRAVTPEDVQQAAQTYFQWDSMIEVVAGGK
- a CDS encoding M28 family peptidase, translated to MKRTLTLIGLLLMGGLLLESCKEKSKSAESTATEETKLAPAPVFNADSAYAFVQKQVDFGPRIPNSKAHRACGDWMVAKLKSYGFAVTEQTFTETAFDGTKLNARNIIGSINPDAAKRILLTAHWDTRPFADKDTVAQYKNKPFDGANDGGSGVGVLLEIARNLKAQPLPNVGIDIIFFDIEDWGEKEGMTPAQGRSNWALGSQYWAKNPHKPGYSAYYGILLDLVGAKGAQFPQESYSLQYAPSVVQNIWNTASRLGYNQYFLPVPGGGLTDDHVAVNEVANIPMVDIVEMKVNNPKTFGDYHHTHKDNMEVIDKNVMKAVGQTVTQVLYQEN
- the cysS gene encoding cysteine--tRNA ligase codes for the protein MQSLKIYNTLTREKEVFQPLHPTHVGLYVCGPTVYNYVHLGNVRTFLTFDVLVRYLRHIGYQVRYVRNLTDVGHLTGDSDEGEDKIGRMARLEKLEPMEIVHRYTDDFHQVLSKFNFLPPSIEPTATGHIVEQIEAVKALIEKGLAYESNGSVYFDIEKYNQNGQDYGKLSGRILEDLLSETRDLDGVGEKRNPLDFALWKKAAPDHLMRWPSPWGLGFPGWHLECTCMSTKYLGTQFDIHGGGMDLKFPHHECEIAQGTGLNGVSPVKYWMHSNMLTVNGQKMSKSLGNSFLPNELFAGSHHLLEQPYSPMTTRFFMLQSQYRSTLDFSNEALKAAQKGYKRLLNGLRLLREMEYVADESVSIDPKQVEEIEKAIAGAYEGMNDDLNTAVTIANLFTLLKKINQLYMGQSQFAQLGAEVFEKLKTTYLTFFLEILGLKEERNEAFEPLVNGLLDLYRDFKTQKQYDKVDQIRSVFKQNGLVIKDLKQRIDWAYEE
- a CDS encoding DUF1800 domain-containing protein, with product MKNTLIQLKHLYQRAGFGASPAMLQQASRHSVRRAVQDLFDDAQTPRPLHVVDPQRVGYSRKVLLEMVLQKGPLSEEQKKQYIRQIDQENRELIGDLNYAWITQMASGTSVLREKMTLFWHGHFACRSLNPTFVQRQNNTIRQHALGKFGDLLQAVAQDPAMLQFLNNQQNRKQSPNENFAREVMELFTLGRGHYSEQDIKEAARTFTGWGFNREGTFEIRKNQHDIGTKTIFGKTGPFDGSDTLSLILERPETAPFLVTKIYRYFVNDRPDPQIIQPLAAGFRKKDYDISWLMHEILTSDWFYRPENIGVNIKSPVELLVGFQRQLGLNFGQKQAVLYVQKALDQVLFYPPNVAGWPGGATWIDSSSLLLRMKLPEIILQAAQLNFKAKADGDVNTDYLAKRSNKPFLQTQFDWEAFAQPFAGLSTEALLDALSTYLLARPLLPSQRDLLLKHRKNNDLQDFTLGILTLPEYQLC